Proteins encoded by one window of Armatimonadota bacterium:
- a CDS encoding DUF2090 domain-containing protein, with amino-acid sequence MSAPRGYTTPLYILAFDHRESFKRLVGVSGEPTPEERSRISEAKAVIFEGFERALAEGAPRDACGILVDEEFGAEIARAARGKGYLLAMPVEKSGQKEFDFEYGEAFGEHIEAFDPTFAKVLVRYNPEGDRALNQRQAQRLRRLSDWLHERGRRFLFELLVPSEEHQLAEVGGDAGRYDREIRPRLMVAAVRELQGSGVEPDVWKIEGLDRREDCEQVAAQVRSGGRDTISCVVLGRGADEAAVVRWLRAGAGVPGYIGFAIGRTIWHDPVQGYLQGKVSRQEAASQVAANYRRMMDVYREAEQAASVRP; translated from the coding sequence GTGAGCGCGCCCCGCGGGTACACGACTCCCCTGTACATCCTGGCCTTCGATCACCGGGAGTCCTTCAAGAGGCTTGTGGGCGTGTCCGGAGAACCCACCCCGGAGGAACGGAGCAGGATTTCGGAGGCCAAGGCGGTGATCTTCGAAGGGTTCGAGCGGGCCCTGGCGGAGGGAGCCCCTCGGGATGCCTGCGGGATCCTGGTGGATGAGGAGTTCGGTGCGGAGATCGCCCGGGCCGCCAGGGGCAAGGGATATCTCCTTGCCATGCCCGTGGAGAAGTCGGGTCAGAAGGAGTTCGACTTCGAGTACGGGGAGGCCTTCGGAGAGCACATCGAGGCCTTCGACCCCACCTTCGCGAAGGTCCTGGTGCGCTACAACCCGGAAGGGGATAGAGCTCTGAACCAACGCCAGGCCCAAAGACTCCGGCGGCTTTCCGACTGGCTGCACGAGCGCGGTCGGAGGTTCCTCTTCGAACTGCTGGTGCCCTCGGAGGAACACCAGCTGGCCGAGGTGGGGGGGGATGCGGGCCGTTACGATCGGGAGATCCGCCCCAGGCTCATGGTGGCCGCGGTCCGGGAGCTCCAGGGATCAGGGGTGGAGCCGGACGTGTGGAAGATCGAGGGGCTGGACCGGAGGGAGGACTGCGAGCAGGTGGCCGCCCAGGTGCGAAGCGGCGGCCGCGACACGATCTCCTGCGTGGTGCTCGGAAGAGGTGCAGATGAAGCCGCGGTGGTGCGTTGGCTCCGGGCGGGCGCGGGGGTCCCCGGATACATCGGCTTCGCCATCGGCCGCACCATCTGGCACGATCCCGTGCAGGGGTACCTGCAGGGAAAGGTGAGCCGGCAGGAGGCCGCCAGCCAGGTAGCGGCCAACTACCGCCGGATGATGGACGTGTACCGGGAGGCCGAGCAGGCGGCAAGCGTGCGTCCGTGA
- a CDS encoding molybdenum cofactor biosynthesis protein MoaE, with translation MRVRVRLFAVYREAVGTSLLELRVDGAATPASVWAQLTARFPTLRSLPAPRFAVQDAYVAETHLLRDGDEVVLIPPVSGGSEILVDLTEAPIPVEDLLRHVRHPHAGAVVLFLGTVRQNARGPQVLHLDYEAYDALARKEMLRIAEEITARWPVLRVALVHRLGRLEIGEISVAVAVSAPHRREAFEAGRYAIDTLKVRVPIWKKEVWTAGARWVGVDEPRVR, from the coding sequence ATGCGGGTGCGGGTTCGGCTCTTTGCCGTCTACCGGGAGGCGGTAGGGACCTCCCTCCTGGAACTCCGCGTGGATGGGGCGGCCACCCCCGCCTCCGTGTGGGCCCAGCTGACGGCGCGATTCCCGACCCTGCGTTCCCTGCCCGCTCCCCGCTTCGCGGTGCAGGATGCGTACGTCGCGGAAACCCATCTCCTCCGGGACGGAGACGAGGTGGTGCTGATCCCACCCGTGAGCGGTGGATCTGAGATCCTCGTGGACCTCACGGAGGCCCCCATTCCCGTGGAGGACCTGTTGCGCCACGTGCGGCATCCGCACGCGGGCGCGGTGGTCCTGTTCCTGGGGACCGTGCGGCAGAACGCCCGGGGACCGCAGGTGCTGCACCTGGACTATGAGGCATACGACGCCCTCGCCCGCAAGGAGATGCTTCGGATCGCGGAGGAGATCACGGCCCGGTGGCCGGTGCTGCGGGTGGCCCTGGTGCACCGGCTGGGACGCCTGGAGATCGGGGAGATCAGTGTGGCGGTGGCGGTCTCCGCCCCCCATCGGAGGGAGGCCTTCGAGGCGGGGCGGTACGCCATCGATACCCTCAAGGTGCGGGTCCCCATCTGGAAGAAGGAGGTGTGGACCGCGGGAGCCCGCTGGGTGGGCGTGGACGAACCCCGCGTCCGGTAG
- a CDS encoding CehA/McbA family metallohydrolase — MRTKPLRILDPYAVPGRECKAQLHCHTTASDGRLRPQEAVDRYRQAGYAFLALTDHDRITRVEAPEDGDFCVIPGVERTVPRPVRPLGPHLGCLFVHRLPEGRSAQALLEDVAAQGGIACLNHPSWKGNFWTAQWTEAALRHLRGYRLMEVWNPHSDPEEDIRRWVVACRRCGSGCPVAPVASDDLHEETDFNRGWVVVRVERITQEALRAALLHGAVYASTGPAARFGVRKGCVVVETDASWIRFYDAHQRLRHEARGPEAQYEPGAEEGFVRVECVGRSGARAWSAAFWVVPEEAMLP, encoded by the coding sequence GTGCGTACGAAGCCCCTTCGCATTCTCGATCCATATGCGGTGCCAGGCAGGGAGTGCAAGGCCCAGCTGCACTGCCACACCACCGCCTCGGACGGGCGACTCCGGCCCCAGGAGGCGGTGGACCGCTACCGCCAGGCGGGGTACGCCTTCCTCGCTCTTACAGATCATGACCGGATCACGCGGGTGGAAGCGCCGGAGGACGGTGATTTCTGCGTGATCCCCGGGGTGGAGCGCACCGTCCCCCGGCCCGTGCGGCCCCTGGGCCCGCACCTCGGCTGTCTGTTCGTGCACCGGCTGCCGGAGGGACGCAGTGCCCAGGCCCTGTTGGAGGACGTGGCCGCTCAGGGGGGCATTGCCTGTCTGAACCACCCCAGCTGGAAGGGGAACTTCTGGACCGCCCAATGGACGGAGGCCGCGCTCCGGCACCTGCGGGGGTACCGCCTGATGGAGGTGTGGAATCCTCATTCGGATCCCGAAGAGGACATCCGGCGGTGGGTGGTTGCCTGCCGCCGGTGCGGTTCCGGGTGCCCCGTGGCCCCCGTGGCAAGCGACGACCTCCACGAGGAGACGGATTTCAACCGCGGGTGGGTTGTGGTCCGGGTGGAGCGCATCACCCAGGAGGCCCTTCGTGCCGCGCTGCTGCACGGGGCGGTGTACGCGAGCACGGGGCCCGCCGCGCGGTTCGGGGTTCGGAAGGGGTGCGTGGTGGTGGAGACGGACGCCTCGTGGATCCGGTTCTACGACGCCCACCAACGGCTCCGACACGAAGCCCGCGGCCCGGAGGCTCAGTACGAGCCAGGGGCCGAGGAGGGTTTCGTGCGCGTGGAGTGCGTTGGTCGTAGCGGCGCCCGAGCGTGGTCCGCCGCCTTCTGGGTGGTGCCGGAGGAGGCCATGCTACCATGA
- the cofE gene encoding coenzyme F420-0:L-glutamate ligase: MKDGQPRAMEIWYRAPERFPLVQPGDDLPGVVVGCLAAENLLPRDGDVVVIAHKVVSIAEGRVIPLEAVNPSPRAQALAREVGKDPRLVEVILQESREVLRSRPGLLITRHRLGFVCANAGVDQSNAGPGKVVLLPEDPDRSACQIRERIEQAFGVRCGVIVSDTHGRAHREGAVGVCIGLAGLSPFLDHRGRRDLFGYVLRTSVEALADELASGATILMGQSSERRPLVLVRGVPVERDGGSARALVRPRERDLFG; the protein is encoded by the coding sequence ATGAAGGACGGTCAGCCGCGGGCCATGGAGATCTGGTATCGGGCCCCCGAGCGGTTCCCCCTCGTCCAACCGGGAGACGACCTTCCGGGGGTGGTGGTGGGGTGTCTGGCGGCGGAGAACCTGCTCCCGAGGGATGGCGACGTGGTCGTCATCGCGCACAAGGTGGTCTCCATCGCGGAGGGGCGGGTGATCCCCCTGGAGGCCGTAAACCCCTCTCCGCGGGCCCAGGCCCTCGCCCGGGAAGTGGGGAAGGACCCGCGGCTTGTGGAGGTCATCCTGCAGGAGTCTAGGGAGGTGCTCCGCAGCCGTCCCGGACTGCTGATCACCCGCCACCGCCTCGGGTTCGTGTGCGCCAACGCGGGAGTGGACCAGTCCAACGCGGGCCCCGGAAAGGTCGTGCTCCTCCCAGAGGATCCGGATCGATCCGCGTGCCAGATCCGGGAGCGCATCGAGCAGGCCTTCGGGGTCCGGTGCGGGGTGATCGTGTCGGACACCCACGGCCGGGCGCACCGGGAGGGAGCGGTAGGGGTGTGCATCGGGCTTGCGGGCCTATCTCCGTTCCTGGATCACCGCGGACGGCGGGACCTCTTCGGATACGTGCTCCGTACATCCGTGGAGGCCCTGGCGGACGAGCTGGCCAGTGGAGCTACGATCCTCATGGGGCAGTCCTCGGAGCGCCGCCCGCTTGTCCTCGTCCGAGGAGTGCCTGTGGAGCGGGACGGGGGATCCGCACGGGCGCTGGTTCGCCCGAGGGAGCGGGACCTGTTCGGGTAG
- a CDS encoding quinone oxidoreductase produces MRAVRIHEHGGPEVLRLEEVPTPTPGPGQALVRLEAAGVNFIDIYQRQGLYRLDLPLTLGQEGAGVVEAVGPEVREIRVGDRVAFTNVPGTYAEYVLAPAWRLVPIPEGITSQQAAAVMLQGITAHYLTHSTYPIQPGDTVLIHAAAGGTGLLLVQMAKRRGARVIGTVSTEEKAQLAREAGADEVILYTQVDFREEVRRITNGQGVQVVYDSVGRDTFDRSLDCLRPRGMMISFGQSSGPVGPVDPLVLSQKGSLFLTRPSILHYTATREELLWRARDVLGWVRTGELRVRVDRTFPLAEAAAAQRRLESRESAGKLLLVP; encoded by the coding sequence ATGCGGGCGGTACGCATCCACGAACACGGCGGGCCGGAGGTCCTACGGCTGGAGGAGGTCCCCACGCCCACGCCGGGTCCCGGGCAGGCTTTGGTCCGGCTGGAAGCCGCGGGCGTGAACTTTATCGATATCTATCAGCGGCAGGGGCTCTACCGGCTCGACCTGCCCCTCACCCTGGGACAGGAGGGTGCGGGGGTGGTGGAAGCCGTGGGACCGGAGGTTCGGGAAATACGGGTAGGAGACCGGGTCGCGTTCACGAACGTGCCGGGCACCTATGCGGAGTACGTGTTGGCGCCCGCCTGGCGCCTCGTTCCCATCCCGGAGGGGATCACCAGCCAGCAGGCCGCGGCCGTGATGCTCCAGGGAATCACCGCGCACTACCTCACCCACTCCACCTACCCCATCCAGCCCGGGGATACGGTGCTCATCCACGCGGCCGCGGGCGGCACCGGTCTGTTGCTCGTACAGATGGCCAAGCGCCGAGGCGCCCGGGTGATCGGAACCGTCTCCACGGAGGAAAAGGCGCAGCTGGCCAGGGAAGCCGGAGCGGACGAGGTCATCCTCTACACCCAGGTGGACTTCCGGGAGGAGGTGCGGCGGATCACCAACGGACAAGGGGTCCAGGTGGTCTACGACTCCGTAGGACGGGATACCTTTGACCGCAGCCTGGACTGCCTGCGGCCTCGGGGCATGATGATTTCCTTCGGGCAATCGAGCGGGCCGGTGGGGCCCGTAGATCCCCTCGTCCTCAGCCAGAAAGGCTCCCTTTTCCTCACCCGCCCAAGCATCCTGCACTACACCGCGACCAGGGAGGAACTGCTCTGGCGGGCACGGGATGTACTGGGTTGGGTCCGGACGGGGGAGCTCCGGGTGCGTGTCGATCGGACCTTCCCCCTCGCGGAGGCGGCTGCGGCCCAGCGCCGGCTGGAGAGCCGGGAGTCCGCCGGCAAGCTCCTGCTGGTTCCCTGA
- a CDS encoding regulatory protein RecX translates to MADQARRVYQRALRLLARRPRSTAELSERLARLGNPEVVRAVLQRLEQEGLLDDLQFARLWVMSRRATRRFGVGRLRQELLAKGVGREAAEEALQLVQGEDETELAERLARARLRVYRGLEAKVAARRLGAYLARRGFSSSTIASVLRRVELPDPSPSGKGPYGGTWGTSGRRTRPRIQ, encoded by the coding sequence GTGGCAGATCAAGCACGCCGCGTTTACCAAAGGGCCCTTCGGCTGCTCGCCCGCCGTCCCAGATCTACGGCAGAGCTCAGCGAGCGGCTCGCCCGCCTGGGGAATCCAGAGGTGGTTCGAGCGGTGCTCCAGCGGCTGGAACAGGAGGGATTGCTGGATGACCTCCAGTTCGCGCGCCTGTGGGTGATGTCCCGGCGGGCCACGAGGAGGTTTGGCGTCGGTCGGCTCCGGCAGGAGCTGCTGGCAAAGGGCGTGGGCCGGGAGGCGGCGGAGGAGGCCCTCCAACTGGTTCAGGGGGAGGACGAGACGGAGCTGGCGGAGCGGCTGGCCCGGGCACGGCTGCGGGTGTACCGGGGCCTGGAGGCAAAGGTGGCCGCCCGGCGGTTGGGCGCGTACCTGGCACGGCGGGGGTTTTCGTCGTCCACCATCGCCTCCGTGCTCCGGCGTGTGGAGCTGCCCGATCCCTCTCCTTCAGGGAAGGGGCCCTACGGGGGAACCTGGGGGACGTCCGGGAGGAGGACAAGGCCGCGGATCCAGTAG
- a CDS encoding ABC transporter permease, with translation MRTLVPRALRRLLMHPALQGGGPFLLLIALWALVAELGIYPRAFFPSPWEVASAFSALVYKGVLPAYLQDSVTRLAVGAAAGTAVGIPLGFLIGLHPASYRFFWPLVLFFQAIGDIAWLPILLIWFGFTLTTVTFVLVYTVIFPMIFNTALGVRSVPLEMIRAAQSLGASPIRVLWEVLLPGALPNIITGLRNGLGYGWRALIAAEIIVGTSGIGFMMFDARRSGSVVEMILGMILLGLLWYAVDAWGLRPLEQATIERWGLVRPAS, from the coding sequence ATGAGGACCCTTGTCCCTCGAGCTCTCCGCCGCCTCCTCATGCACCCCGCCCTGCAGGGAGGCGGTCCATTCCTCCTGCTCATCGCCCTCTGGGCCCTGGTGGCGGAGCTGGGGATCTATCCCCGGGCCTTCTTCCCCAGCCCGTGGGAGGTGGCTTCCGCCTTCTCTGCTCTGGTGTACAAGGGGGTCCTCCCCGCCTATCTGCAGGACAGCGTGACGAGATTGGCGGTGGGCGCCGCGGCAGGGACCGCGGTGGGGATCCCCCTCGGGTTCCTCATCGGACTCCACCCCGCGAGCTATCGGTTCTTCTGGCCGCTCGTCCTCTTCTTCCAGGCCATCGGGGACATCGCCTGGCTTCCCATATTGCTCATCTGGTTCGGATTCACCCTGACCACCGTGACCTTCGTCCTCGTGTACACCGTGATCTTTCCCATGATCTTCAACACCGCCCTCGGTGTCCGTTCCGTCCCCCTGGAGATGATCCGTGCGGCTCAAAGCCTGGGGGCCTCCCCTATCCGGGTTCTCTGGGAGGTGCTCCTCCCGGGGGCGCTTCCCAACATCATCACAGGACTACGGAACGGCCTCGGCTACGGGTGGCGGGCCCTGATCGCCGCGGAGATCATCGTGGGCACCAGCGGCATCGGTTTCATGATGTTCGACGCGCGTCGAAGCGGCAGCGTGGTGGAGATGATCCTGGGGATGATCCTGCTGGGGCTGCTGTGGTACGCGGTGGACGCATGGGGGCTGCGTCCCCTGGAACAGGCGACCATTGAACGGTGGGGCCTCGTGCGTCCCGCCTCCTGA
- a CDS encoding ABC transporter permease, whose translation MQPSVRAPFLRWLRETAWFVGPFLVLLGVWWAAVRISHVPLRVFPAPGDVVQALQAQARTGALLAHVWASLRRVGIGASLAVATGIPLGIAIGTNRTIAALLTPILRFFSVLAGIAWIPLATLWFGYGFGAITFIIFNAVFFIVLYSTILGVTSIPQVLRDAARSLGANPWQVLTEVLLPGALPNIVTGIRTGMGFAWRGLIAAEIIATNAGLGYMLFLARDFYRTEVIVLGMILIGATWVLIDRLLLAPVERRTIERWGLARPAT comes from the coding sequence ATGCAACCTTCGGTCCGAGCTCCCTTCCTCAGGTGGCTCCGGGAAACAGCGTGGTTCGTGGGTCCCTTCCTCGTGCTCCTGGGGGTGTGGTGGGCGGCTGTCCGGATCTCCCATGTGCCGCTCCGGGTCTTCCCTGCGCCCGGAGATGTGGTGCAGGCGCTTCAGGCACAGGCACGCACGGGTGCCCTGTTGGCCCACGTGTGGGCCAGCCTGCGCCGGGTGGGAATCGGGGCCTCCCTGGCCGTGGCCACGGGCATTCCCCTTGGGATTGCCATCGGCACCAACCGCACCATCGCCGCCCTCCTTACCCCCATCCTCCGGTTCTTCTCCGTATTGGCGGGCATTGCCTGGATCCCCCTCGCCACCCTTTGGTTCGGCTACGGGTTCGGCGCCATCACCTTCATCATCTTCAACGCGGTCTTCTTCATCGTGCTCTACAGCACCATCCTGGGAGTCACCAGCATCCCGCAGGTCCTGCGGGATGCCGCGCGGAGTCTGGGGGCGAACCCGTGGCAGGTGCTCACGGAGGTCCTCCTGCCCGGGGCCCTTCCCAACATCGTCACCGGAATCCGAACGGGAATGGGGTTCGCCTGGCGTGGACTCATCGCCGCGGAGATCATCGCCACCAACGCGGGACTCGGGTACATGCTCTTCTTAGCCCGGGATTTCTACCGCACGGAGGTCATCGTGCTGGGCATGATCCTCATCGGGGCTACATGGGTGCTCATCGATCGCCTCCTCCTCGCCCCTGTAGAGCGCCGGACCATTGAACGATGGGGGCTTGCACGTCCGGCCACATGA
- a CDS encoding NrtA/SsuA/CpmA family ABC transporter substrate-binding protein, whose translation MNRMSWNRAGAVLVLLLAALALAFLPVTQAAPALTRLRVGIVAAVDQLGVPVALDLGLFEKWGLDVTIATPYPTGVDLLNALQAGEIQMGQVGVPMIGAVLRGMDLVILGNYSGSAVRLGGDHTMALVARQGSGIRTIRDLRGKRIAVSFGTISHLYILGILERARLAVNDVVLVNTPPAEMPVALRGGAVDAFATWDPWPVIALANVPGSYEVVRDGGFIGFMGFNIALRSWAERNQETIERFLAARAEADKFMRAESVKTAVIAVRWLPGLRPEVALRAVRNNLPTVDIRISCYNYLALHNAVQTLHRLGFIPGTFDVNRVFMPEPILNVMRRHPQLFEDLPPIPPRARVGPGFVFRGSCP comes from the coding sequence ATGAACAGAATGTCTTGGAATCGGGCCGGAGCGGTCCTCGTTCTCCTGCTTGCGGCCCTGGCGCTGGCCTTCCTCCCTGTCACACAGGCCGCCCCCGCCCTCACGCGGTTGCGGGTAGGGATCGTGGCCGCTGTTGACCAGCTGGGTGTTCCTGTGGCCTTGGATCTGGGGCTCTTTGAGAAGTGGGGGTTAGACGTCACCATCGCCACGCCGTACCCCACGGGCGTGGACCTCCTCAACGCCCTGCAGGCGGGGGAGATCCAAATGGGGCAGGTGGGAGTCCCCATGATCGGTGCGGTCCTCCGGGGCATGGATTTGGTGATTCTCGGGAACTACAGCGGCAGCGCGGTCCGGCTGGGCGGGGACCACACCATGGCCCTGGTGGCCCGTCAGGGCAGCGGGATTCGGACCATCCGGGATCTGCGTGGAAAGCGGATCGCGGTGTCCTTTGGGACCATCAGTCACCTGTACATCCTCGGCATCCTGGAACGGGCCCGGCTCGCCGTGAACGACGTCGTCCTGGTGAACACGCCCCCCGCGGAGATGCCTGTAGCCCTGCGGGGTGGAGCCGTAGACGCTTTCGCCACCTGGGATCCGTGGCCGGTGATCGCCCTTGCGAACGTCCCGGGGAGCTACGAGGTAGTCCGGGACGGCGGATTCATCGGCTTCATGGGGTTCAATATTGCCCTGCGGTCTTGGGCGGAACGCAACCAGGAGACCATCGAGCGGTTCCTGGCGGCCCGGGCCGAGGCGGACAAGTTCATGCGGGCGGAGTCCGTGAAGACCGCGGTGATCGCCGTGCGCTGGTTACCGGGACTGCGACCTGAGGTCGCGCTCCGGGCGGTGCGCAACAACCTGCCCACGGTGGACATCCGGATCTCCTGCTACAACTACCTGGCCCTACACAACGCGGTGCAGACCCTGCATCGGTTGGGATTCATTCCCGGCACTTTCGACGTCAACCGGGTGTTCATGCCCGAACCCATCCTCAACGTGATGCGCCGCCACCCGCAGCTCTTCGAGGATCTCCCTCCCATTCCCCCACGGGCCCGGGTGGGTCCGGGGTTCGTCTTCCGGGGAAGCTGCCCGTAG
- a CDS encoding sugar kinase has protein sequence MPELVTLGEPMVEFAALEKGPLEEVTTFRRGWGGDTNNVAVAAARLGMSAGCITRVGQDEFGRSLLTLWDREGVDRSQVVVDPEGYTGIYFISFDAMGRHAFAYYRKGSAASRLCPEDVDPKYVGDARVLHTSGITQAISPTARAAVEAAVAIARAGGVTVSYDLNLRPRLLPLPELRAAAHAILPQADLVFLSLEDAAYLDDTCSPEVLVERLLERGPRLVALKMGEQGCLVTDASGTRVRLPAYPVQPVDTTGGGDAFDAAFLVKWTQGASLQEAARFANAVGALAVCGLGAVAALPPLARVEAFLREGQHATGRRGSE, from the coding sequence GTGCCGGAACTGGTCACGCTGGGAGAGCCCATGGTGGAGTTCGCGGCCCTGGAGAAAGGGCCCTTGGAGGAGGTCACCACCTTCCGCCGCGGATGGGGCGGGGACACCAACAACGTGGCGGTAGCCGCCGCGCGCCTGGGGATGTCCGCAGGATGTATCACCCGGGTGGGCCAAGACGAGTTCGGGCGCTCCCTGCTCACCTTGTGGGACCGGGAAGGGGTAGACCGCTCCCAGGTGGTGGTGGATCCGGAGGGATACACGGGGATCTACTTCATCAGCTTCGACGCCATGGGGCGGCATGCCTTCGCGTACTACCGAAAGGGCTCCGCGGCGAGTCGCCTGTGCCCTGAGGACGTGGATCCCAAGTATGTGGGGGACGCCCGGGTGCTCCATACGAGCGGCATCACCCAGGCCATCTCGCCCACCGCGCGAGCCGCGGTGGAGGCCGCCGTGGCCATCGCACGGGCAGGTGGGGTCACGGTGAGCTACGACCTGAACCTCCGGCCCCGGCTGCTTCCCCTCCCGGAACTCCGGGCGGCAGCCCACGCCATCCTGCCGCAGGCCGATCTCGTCTTCCTCAGCCTGGAGGACGCCGCCTACCTGGACGACACCTGCTCTCCCGAAGTACTGGTGGAACGGCTCCTCGAACGGGGACCGCGCCTGGTGGCCCTGAAGATGGGGGAGCAGGGCTGTTTGGTCACAGACGCCTCGGGAACCCGGGTTCGCCTCCCCGCGTATCCCGTGCAGCCCGTGGACACCACGGGAGGGGGAGACGCCTTCGACGCAGCCTTCCTGGTGAAGTGGACGCAGGGAGCTTCCCTTCAGGAGGCCGCGCGGTTCGCGAACGCGGTGGGGGCCCTGGCGGTGTGCGGCTTGGGGGCCGTGGCCGCGCTTCCCCCCTTGGCCAGAGTGGAAGCCTTTCTGCGAGAAGGACAGCATGCTACAGGAAGGAGGGGATCGGAATGA
- a CDS encoding RraA family protein yields MSPAEHPEAPLSEILEGFRSITTPSVADAVDRVVHRPGFMSHEIKPVVPGKLVGPAVTVLEGPGLQAGPPQHALEAIDTAPPGSILVIGMVDPAPARDVACLGGLMATAAVVRGLGGAVLDGGVRDVEEIRQLGFPVFARSVVPATTVGRYASLARGIPILCGGVLVRPGDILVGDADGVVVVPQEHAAEVLAVALEIEETERRMSARIRELGSIRRALEELGRI; encoded by the coding sequence ATGTCCCCCGCAGAACATCCGGAAGCCCCTCTGTCGGAGATCCTCGAGGGATTTCGTTCCATCACCACGCCCTCCGTGGCGGATGCCGTGGATCGGGTGGTGCACCGTCCGGGCTTCATGTCCCACGAGATCAAGCCCGTGGTACCGGGAAAGCTGGTGGGGCCCGCGGTGACGGTCCTGGAGGGGCCCGGTCTCCAGGCGGGGCCCCCGCAGCACGCCCTGGAGGCCATCGACACCGCTCCTCCGGGAAGCATCCTCGTGATCGGAATGGTGGATCCTGCGCCCGCCCGGGATGTCGCCTGTCTGGGCGGACTGATGGCCACGGCGGCGGTGGTCCGGGGGCTTGGGGGAGCCGTGCTGGACGGGGGGGTGCGGGATGTGGAGGAGATCCGCCAGCTGGGCTTTCCCGTGTTCGCCCGCAGCGTGGTGCCCGCCACCACCGTGGGACGCTACGCCAGCCTGGCCCGGGGAATCCCGATTCTGTGTGGAGGAGTCCTGGTACGGCCCGGAGACATCCTGGTGGGAGACGCGGACGGTGTGGTGGTGGTACCCCAGGAGCACGCCGCGGAAGTCCTGGCGGTGGCCTTGGAGATCGAGGAGACGGAGCGGCGCATGAGCGCCCGGATCCGGGAGCTGGGATCCATCCGACGCGCCCTGGAGGAGCTCGGACGCATCTAG
- a CDS encoding HAD-IA family hydrolase — protein MGIRAVLLDAGHTLLEGRPSWFDIWEEALAAFDVALDREALQRAYARASDLFAPLAPDQINPEVERRFLREMIAHLQVPGREEELAERMHRILAEVRPEYTPYPEVPRVLEELRRRGYRLGVVSNWEPDLPDVLRRVGLLDAFEVVVASAVVGAAKPDPRIFRVALDALRLEPHLSVHVGDSYEADVQGARAAGIHPVLLDRDYVYQHSDVPLIRTLEELLPLLEKHASGGGNDG, from the coding sequence GTGGGCATTCGGGCGGTCCTGTTGGATGCAGGGCATACCCTCCTGGAGGGGCGACCCTCCTGGTTCGACATCTGGGAGGAAGCGCTTGCGGCCTTCGACGTGGCCCTCGATCGTGAGGCGCTCCAGCGGGCGTACGCGCGGGCGAGCGACCTATTTGCCCCGCTCGCGCCAGATCAGATCAACCCGGAGGTAGAGCGGCGGTTCCTGCGGGAGATGATCGCCCACCTGCAGGTTCCGGGGCGAGAGGAGGAGCTGGCGGAGCGCATGCATCGGATCCTGGCGGAGGTGCGTCCCGAGTACACCCCATACCCTGAGGTCCCGCGGGTCCTGGAGGAGCTGCGGCGCCGCGGGTACCGGCTTGGGGTGGTCTCCAACTGGGAGCCGGATCTGCCGGACGTACTGCGCCGGGTGGGGCTGCTGGACGCCTTTGAGGTGGTGGTGGCGAGCGCCGTGGTGGGGGCCGCCAAACCCGATCCCCGCATCTTCCGGGTGGCCCTGGACGCCCTCCGGTTGGAGCCGCACTTGAGCGTGCACGTGGGCGACTCCTACGAGGCGGACGTTCAGGGAGCCCGGGCGGCGGGGATCCACCCGGTTCTGCTGGATCGGGACTACGTGTATCAGCACTCCGATGTCCCCCTCATCCGGACCCTCGAGGAACTCCTCCCCTTGCTGGAGAAACACGCCTCCGGCGGCGGGAATGACGGTTGA